A window of Sorex araneus isolate mSorAra2 chromosome 3, mSorAra2.pri, whole genome shotgun sequence genomic DNA:
aaccttattgAATCATCCTGTAGTCCTGTAGGATGACAGGATGAttcaataagttaaaaaataaaatctcactgCCTCTGTCTGAGGACTTTACGGGTTGTGCCAGTGGTGGTGGTCTTTGCTGCTATGCATGAGGCTGTGAAAGAGTTAGGAGGAGAGCCAGAGAAAATAAACCCCATCATCCTGCAGATCTGGTGATTGGTCATTCTATTCAAGTGGATTTCAAGAGAAGGTGAGAGGGGAAGATGAATATCTGGGTTTTCTGCTTGTGTCAATACATCGAGTATAAgtgtgtctgtctgcatgtgtgtgtgtgtgtgtatgtatgtgaacttgaaaaacactgaaaatatatatttgggaaaacacagaattattttccattagagatgttttgattttttggactggagtgatagcatagcgggtagggtatttgccttgcatgtagccgacccgggtttgattcctctgtccctctcggagagtctggcaagctaccgagagtatcctgcccacatggcagagcctggcaagctacccttggtgtattcgatatgtcaataacagtaacaacaagtttcacaatggagacgttactgatgcccactcgagcaaatcgataaacaatgggacgacagtgctggaGTTCAGTgctattgaatcatcatgagattcACCTGTttgtacaaagctgttcatgattgggtttcagtcatacaattttctaacacccgtccctccaccaatgtacatttaccaccaccaatgtctccagtttccctttaGTCACCCACCCGCCCCAGCCTGAATCTGTggcatttttcctctctctctctctcttctctctctctgtctctctctatctctgtctgtctctgtctctctttatctctctctctcgatttctctctcttccccctcccctcccctccatctccttttgagcattatggcttgaaatacaggtgctgagaggtcatcatgcttgttcctttacctacttatccagagtgaccacttctaCCTATCGTcttcctagtggtcccttctctatcccagttgccttcttccccagcacttgaggcaggcttgcaACCATGGACCAATgaattgtatctcatcatggagacattaagttcttgtatgagagattactaaaatgttgttactgGTTAAGCCTCCTATGTctgttttgttaattgagattggttgccttctccaatttggtatgctactcctggtttatcagtgccTTATCATTCGAGATGTGAGTAAGTTCAGGATTTCTATTGGGAAGGTACAGCTGAGTAGACgtttaactgggtggcagttttggggtgtgggtgtgactgctggggcttctggaagtacagagaagtggggggaggtagtccatctctactccgagaaagcctggagatttcagtcacaaatcctacatacctgaatttttagcaGGTTGatttctcagtgaggtctgtctcTAAGTGGAATCCGGTTGGGGGCCATGACAGCGATTCACCATTTGGATTGttggagcaagtggctgccgggggctcCCTAACCTCCGGAGTGCAATGGGGAGACATTTGGACAACAGAAGACACAGCATATTTCAACGaggactgtttttcttttctccataagAGAACCCTGGAAACCCAGTTTTTATCCAAGAACAACCCATGTGCGGTTCTTTGACAACTCCCATAGTGCTTCACACCCAGACCTCCAAATCCCTGCTCCCTGAGAAGCGACTTCTCCGCTTACATGAACACTCAGAGCTATGAGGGCAGGTAGACTGTCATGTACTTGCAACTCCACACACCAGCTCCTGGGTGAGGAGGGGAAGCACCAAATGTGCTAAAGGACAAGGTGCCCGGGCAGTGGCTGGGCCGGGAACAAGAGCCAAACTATCCTCCACATATTGCCTTGGTCTGAGGCCTCCCAGGACGCTGATGTAAGTTCCCATTGAAGAACCATGCACTGTGGCTGAATGTGAAGAAAAGGACCTTCCTGGGAACAAAACTCAGGAACAAGACTCGAAACGGGCCTGAGTTCTGTTTAACAGGAAGCCTGGTGAAGCTGGAACTAAGGCTTGACTGGGCATTGTAGCACTACTGGTCCTGAAGATGCAGACCCCAAAGCTATTGGGGAGAGAATTTCCTGGTCAGGCCACCAAGTGTttacataagcacaaaagtgggCGGGTCCACACGCAGGCTGCTTTATGCAAATGAGGGCTTCCTCCCGCACAGTTCTGATTGGTGCAAAGTTTGTCTAGTGCTGATTGGTTGGACACAATTCCACGGCTCAGGTAGCTCCGCTTTTCATTCTCTTTAACATCCTACTCTTCAGATCCTGAACTGGGGACCCAGTGCTCCTTCTCCATTGCCCCTGAGATGTGCTCACCGCGTaggacacacacagccccacccGCCCGGTCCTGTTCCTCAGCACGGACAGACACAGGGAAGGTCACTGGCAGCTCACCTTTATTTCTCAGGTTTGAACAATGCGGGGGGCACCGCAGTTGTCCCTGTGGGCAGCGCCCTTCTGAGGACCAGAAGGGTGGATCTCCAGGGTGAAAGCGGCTTTCGTCCTGAGCCCGTCACCgagacaggaagacaggaagggtGTCTGCTTACAAAAATGACACTCCGGCCCCCAGACCAGACCCAATAACTCCCAAGATGAGATTGCATGACGTGGGCAGTCCAACGGCCCCTGTGGGAGAGAAGAGGGTGAGAGGCCCCGAGGACAGGGCCCCGAGGCCGTGGTGGGCACCCGAAAGCGCCTAAATGTCCCCCACTGCTCCCTTGGGACCTGGGTTTGGGGCGAGGCTCCTGCAGGCAGCTGCCCAGAGGGAAGAGGGGACCCCTGATACTGAGTGGAGCCACCTGGACCCGGCAGCTGCCTCACCATCCACCAGGGCTGGGGCCGTCGGGGGAGGAGTCtgctccggggtgggggggggatcaTGAATGGAGGGCGGACGCCTGCTccccccccaggccctccccagaCTGGAAGGGTGGCTGAGATCAGGGCCAAGGTTAGCTCAGATGCACGGAAGGGGGCAAGCGTGGGCCTGACTGCGTTTAGCTTCACACGCGCACCCGCCCCCATCGCCCCACTGGCCTCCTCCTCGTGCAGACACTCACCCACCGACTGCAGAACGGCCACCAGGCTGCCCGCGGCCACCCCGCCCCCGTTGGCGATGGCGGCTGCTGACATCATCTTGGCCGCCACCGAGGAGGCGACGATTCCCTGGCTGCTGAAGCCCAGGATACTCACAGCCACGGGCACAGATCCCACAgcgagggctggggggaggggtggaagtgGGGGACTGAGCCGAGGAGGGACGCCCCCCCCTGCACACTCAGTCCCGCCCTGCACGTTCAGGAGACCGCCCTGGGCCCCACAGTGGagggggagcaggcagggagcagcGAGCAGAAGGGAGGCCTGATGGGGGCTGGGCACAGCGACGCTGGGCTCTTAACGGCCACTCAGGGGCCCTCGGGCCTTGATTTCTCTCCAGCAGGGCTGGCACCAGGACGGCCAGCTTGGGGCCTCGGGAGAAGACGGGACCGCTGGCCGGTCCTAGCCCAGGACAGAGAGAGGCCAGATTATGTGGCCGCCCCAGGGATCTAGGCCCCCCCCCAGGGCCACCGGAGCTGCCGAGCCCGGCTGGTAATGCATGCCCGTTGACACGGTGCAGTTGGCACTGTGACCCCATGGCACCCCAGAGGACCAGGAGACTATCGCCGGGAAGGATGCAGCCCTGGGAAGCCCCAGAATGTTCTGCGCAGCTGACTGAGGGGCTGGTGAggctgaccccccaccccccctagaGCACCACACACTCCGGGCTTCAAGCCTTCTGCCTCTGGGGTCTCCTGCTCCAGTGCTCTCCTGCCTCAGACACCGAGGCCTGGGGCATGCCTGCCCTGGACAACGTCAAGCTAGGGGACAGCCGAGAAGCCTAGcatgtgtccccccaccccgcccccgcccccacacccacgCCCACTCACCTCCTCCCACCGCCGCACCTGCAGCACACTTGGctggaaaacaaaagaacactCTGTGAGTGGGTCCGGCCCGCAGATCCCTGTTGGGGGAGATGGTGACAGACAGGGCAGCATgacccctccctggccctctgccTTCCCCCCGAGAAGACGGACACCCTGCTGGAGACTGTGtttggggcccagggctggggcgtCTGATCCCAGGTGCCCTGTCCTGGCGGGCCTGCTCGGAGGGCCGTGAGCGGAGAGAGGCGCCCACCCGGGGTCTCAAAACGCCAGCCGCTTTTTCATTCTGGTTTTcttatgtgtgtgttggggagggttgGACACCCCCAGAGATgtccagggttcactcttggatctgtgctcagggctcactcaggctggggctcgggggaccctctgggtggtggggatctaatctgggggtgccacttgcaagacaagcgccctcccccctgtgctatcttggCCTCATTCTGGCTTTCTTTTTATTGGTCTGTTTCCTTTCTACCCATTTGGAGGGAGGTCCGAAGTGACCCTGGAGCCTCCCGGCCAAACTGTCAAACAGCCCCTGCCCGAGACAGCCCTGTTTCCCCTCAGGAATGTGTGGATTTGGCAAAGTGGCTTTGACCTGGGTGGTCTGACCAGGACAGGGAACCCCATGGCATGGGGGTCATACACTGTGAGCCCCTAGGGGGCGTGCTCCCTCCTCTCCTGACAGCCACTGGCCCTAAGAGAGCTGGGAGCAGTCACAGCCAAGGAGCCAGCAGTCTCCCCAGATGAGTAGAAAGCTCCTCGGCTTCCTCCTCTGACATTTGccccctcttccaggaagccttctcTGATCCTCCTATCCGAAGGCATCATTGCGACCCCGTGGCTGGAGTTCGCTCACAGCCGTGATCTATACTCAGGTGCCTATGGGCCCGGCTCCCCGCCTCTACGGCCATCATGGGGAAGGGAGGGACTTGCCACAGCCAGAGACGCCAGGACGGCTGTGTGGGGGTGGCGGCGGCTCCAGGAACTCCAGGGGCAGCGAGATACACAGAGGGGGCCGGGACACAGGACAGCAgatggggccatgcctggcacacagcccagcGGGGTTCTACTCCTGGCATCtgctagggtcccctgagcccaccaggagtgatccctgagcacagtaagcaCTGAGCCCGGCTGCGTGTGGTCCCAATccaaagagaagagaagacaaggaatgcagagagagttCCGTCTGCTGCCCAGGGCGGGCACCGGGGGGCACTGAGGAGTAGAAACAGGCagggggggggcagagtgatagcacagcgggtagggcatttgccttgcacgtggccaacccgggttcgatccccggcatcccctagggtcccccaagcactgccaggagcaattcctgagtgcagagccaggagtaacccctgagcattgctgggtgtgacccaaaaagcaaaaaaaaaaagaaagaaaagaaacaggcaCAGAAAGGACAGCCCTGCCCGGGCCCAGGGCCCCTGTGGGGGAGGATGCTGTGGCTCCCCATGCAGAACCTGGTCAGGAAGCCCTGTGACCTGGGCAGGCTGACCTTGGCCTTTCTGGGCACCCAAAGCCCACCAGAAGGGGCTTGTTCCCTACTGGCCAAGGGTCTTGGGGAGCTGATCcagcccctccccaagccccccaacATGGCCACCTGCTGTCCGTCCTATTCCTAGCCCAGGATAGGCTGTCTGGGGCCCACCTGCTTCCTGTCCAGGGCGTGGCCCTCAGTTCCCCCTTTGAAGAGAAGCGGCACCAGTGCCTGCGTCCAGGACTTCTAAGAAGTCACCAGCAGCCAGACCCGCGCAGCGGCAGAGAGCAGCGCAGTGGGACTGGCCTTGCTAGGGCACATGTCCTCAGAATCAAGGGACGCGGGAACCGCCCAGGCCCCAGCGGGCTCGTCCCATATCTATGTAGGAGGAGGACACAGGGGGGCGTCTGGTACGCAGGGCCACTTACCTGCAAGGGAGGAAGTCGCCACGGTCGCGGCAGAGGACCCCACCACAGCAGCCGAGGCCTTCAGTGACGCCAGCCAGGGACCCAGCGTGGCTATGGCTGACTCCAGGGCAACTGTGGAGGCCGCAGCTTGTCCTGAAAAAAGAAGGGGGTGGGGTGCCTGGGGTCAGAGGTCCgtggcctgcctccctcccccattcccctGACATTTGGGCCAGGAGAGGTTGGAAGAGGCCTGGGCTGGGCATGTTAGCgggacagactgacagacagcaGATGTGGTCTGGGAGCATGGACACAGCTGAAGACGGGGCTGTGCCCACAGACATGCCCTGCCACTTACCTGCAAGGGACGAAGTCGCCACGGTCGCGGCAGAGGACCCCACCACAGCAGCCGAGGCCTTCAGTGACGCCACCCACGGAcccagcatggctatggctgacTCCAGGGCAACTTTGGAGGCCGCGGCTTGTCCTGAAAAAAGAAGGGTGGGATGTCTGGGGTCAGAGGTCCatggcctgcctccctcccccactcccctgacATTTGTGCCacgagagggggctggagagatagcacagtgggtagggcgtttgccttgcacgcggccgacccgggttcgattcccagcatcccatatggtgccttgagcaccgccaggggtaattcctgagtgcaaagccaggaggtaacccttgtgcatcgccgggtgtgacccaaaaagaaaaaaaaaaatttgtgccACGAGAGGCTGGAGgaggcctgggcggggcctgTTAGCGGGACAGACTGACCGATGCAGATGTGGGCTGGGAGCATGGGCACAGCTGAAGACGGGGCTGTGCCCACAGACATGCCCTGCCACTTACCTGCAAGGGACGAAGTCGCCACGGTCGCGGCAGAGGACCCCACCACAGCAGCCGAGGCCTTCAGTGACGCCACCCACGGACCCAGCGTGGCTATGGCTGACTCCAGGGCAACTTTGGAGGCCGCGGCTTGTCCTGAAAAAAGAAGGGTGGGATGTCTGGGGTCAGAGGTCCatggcctgcctccctcccccactcccctgacATTTGTGCCacgagagggggctggagagatagcacagtgggtagggcgtttgccttgcacgcggccgacccgggttcgattcccagcatcccatatggtgccttgagcaccgccaggggtaattcctgagtgcaaagccaggaggtaacccttgtgcatcgccgggtgtgacccaaaaagaaaaaaaaaaaattgtgccacgagaggctggaggaggcctgggcggggcctgTTAGCGGGACAGACTGACCGATGCAGATGTGGGCTGGGAGCATGGGCACAGCTGAAGACGGGGCTGTGCCCACAGACATGCCCTGCCACTTACCTGCAAGGGACGAAGTCGCCACGGTCGCGGCAGAGGACCCCACCACAGCAGCCGAGGCCTTCAGTGACGCCACCCACGGACCCAGCGTGGCTATGGCTGACTCCAGGGCAACTTTGGAGGCCGCGGCTTGTCCTGAAAAAAGAAGGGTGGGATGTCTGGGGTCAGAGGTCCatggcctgcctccctcccccactcccctgacATTTGTGCCacgagagggggctggagagatagcacagtgggtagggcgtttgccttgcacgcggccgacccgggttcgattcccagcatcccatatggtgccttgagcaccgccaggggtaattcctgagtgcaaagccaggaggtaacccttgtgcatcgccgggtgtgacccaaaaagaaaaaaaaaaatttgtgccACGAGAGGCTGGAGgaggcctgggcggggcctgTTAGCGGGACAGACTGACCGATGCAGATGTGGGCTGGGAGCATGGGCACAGCTGAAGACGGGGCAGTGCCCACAGACATGCCCTGCCACTTACCTGCAAGGGACGAAGTCGCCACGGTCGCGGCAGAGGACCCCACCACAGCAGCCGAGGCCTTCAGTGACGCCACCCACGGACCCAGCGTGGCTATGGCTGACTCCAGGGCAACTTTGGAGGACGCGGCTTGTCCTGAAAAAAGAAGGGTGGGGTGCCTGGGGTCAGAGGTCCgtggcctgcctccctcccccactcccctgacATTTGGGCCATGAGAGGCTGGAGGAGGCCTGGGCCGGGCCTGCTAGCGGGACAGACTGACCGATGCAGATGTGGCCTGGGAGCATTTACACGGCTGAAGATGGGGCTCTCGAGGTCAGAGTCCAGAGAGGGGGCCGGGTGGCCAGATGGAGCACTGAGTGAGCCGCCAGGAGCAGCACCCAGTGGGGACAGGCCCTGCGACAGGGAAAGCTCATCCTGCCCAGCACGGTGCCCGCTTATTTCCAGAGCTCAGCTCCTGAAACCACCGCAGTGCCCGGCACTAGAAGCCCGGATACAGAGCGGTGGGGAAGACACACGCGGGAATGACGCTCAGATATTTAACAAGGGACGCTGGGCCCTTGGCAGGAAGTTGGGCGCCCACACGGACGTGAGTTCTGGTACTGAGTGcaggaaagaaagaggcagacaacGGGGCCAAACAGGGGATGCGAGTCCCAGAGCCCTGCACGCAGGGTCAGGAGAAACCCAGGCAGACTTCCAGGTCGGGACAGGCCTCCAGGCATCACTCAGTCCACCCAGGCTGGGAGCAGGCCTgaccccctgctcctccccgtcTCCTCTCAGGAACACTCACCCACGGAGGACAGGCCAGTCAGgacctggcccgagactgccatGCCCCCCGCCTTGGCCAGACTGGCCGCTGCCAGGGCCTTGGAGGAGACGGACTTGGCCAAGACGCCCGCCGCAGAGAAGAGGGCCGCCATGCCGGGCAGGGATTCACACGGGGCAGCGCGTAAGGCTCAGGGTCTGGCCCTagacaggagggggaggggttccTCGGTGAGTGGTGGGAGCAGCAGCCCTGGAGAAGACCCTGGGGCCGGCGGGACTTTCtgatgggagggggagggtgggaggcgtCTTCCTTCTCAGTGGGCGCCTCTTCctgcagaagcttccagaacccaAGAGAGTGCTGGAGCCACGCCAAGGGGCCAGGAGCACAGAGTTCCAAGTTACTCCGGGAGATATCGTGACCTCCAGGAGGAGAAGCTGGGGTCCGGGGCCCTGGTGCACGGGAGGAAAGGCCCCTGGATGTGCTGGTCACTGGCTTCTAGCCCATCGGAACCAGGATGGAAGGGCCTGGGGGTGTCCCCTAGGCTGGGTCTTCCCAGGCCTCCAGGCCAGCAGAGCGGGGAAaggcccagagcccaggagcagggccgggctaagtccctctccccttcccacctcctgtgACCACTTCCCCTGGAGACAACCATGAGCAATCTGAGCCTAGGTCCACAGGTGCCTTCCCTGCACCCcttcccacgccccaccccccgcccccgccacagcCCAGCTCACCgggagaggcaggagctggggcaCCAGTCTGATCTGGAGGCAGCCTCTGGGTCCGGAGGCAGAGTCTGAAAGAGCTGCCAGGGCCCAATCAGAGGGAGCCCCGCCTGCCAGGCTGCGACCAATGAGCTGAGTTTCATTTCCCAGGAAACCGAAACCAAAGAGGTTTTCATTTACTCTGCTTCAGCCAATTCAGCTGAAGGCCAGACGTCCTAGCAGAAGCAGTAAGAATctttcggggtggggagggggtgaagggcgtggtgaccgccatattatgacgaccacagatggggtttacaagcttgcaatgatccagtatctggaagaaatctccctggacctaGTTGGTAAAGTacggaaatccaaaacctcatatctcttcacaccAGGTCTGACTCCAGTGGgtaactcctaacaataatagtgaggtttgtgttgaaatattgaatgtaaccaaagaaagagaaagtaaagtgaaatttatcagttacaaggcatgGGGATAGAAGGGCagaatgggaggtgtactgtttttttttcttttttttctctttttttcttttcttttttttttttttggtggtgggatatgtgcactggtgaagggatggttgtttcagcattgtataactgagacttaagcctgaaagcattgtaattttccacatggtgattcaatacaataaaattcttatttaaaaaaatattcttttttttcggtggggtcacacccagcgatgctcagggattactcctggctctgcactcagcattcactcctggcggtgctcaggggaccctatgggatgcagggaattgaacgccctccccgctccccactgtgctatcgctccagccccaagaatctcTTTTTTTCAGTCTGAGGAGGAAAACTGTGTTGCACGTGTGTTCAGCCATTCCCATGCCCCATTACATACATTGACCAAGCACCCGTGTTCCCTGTACAACACGGGTCAGTGAGATGTTCACTTGCtgaacccctccccacccccatccctcagCCCCATTGTGAGGGGAGCCAGTgaaccaggagaaactcctggcTGAGCCCCCGGGTCACCCACTGGGCTGTTGTCTCCTTCTTGTCACCCGCACTGGGTGCCTGCAGGGCCACTTCTTGGGGGTTAAAGGGCACCCTCAGCGAGAGGTGAGGCCACTAGAGTGCCCCTCCCTGTGCCCCAGCAACCCTGAACCTGGATCCACAGTGCCAGCCTGTCCTGTCTTACTTGCTCACCAAAGATGGGCAACCAGGTGAACAACccccctctcacacacacgcaaacacacacacacacacacacacacacacacacacacacacacacacacacccgcctgcACCAAGCCAACACCATGCAGCCCTCTCTGGACCCCAAGAGTCACCACCCTCCAGCCCTTCTCCAGTCCCAAGGACTGGCCCCATGTCAGAGCCCAGAGAATTTGTGGGTGCTCACCTAGGGTTTGGGGAGCcccagccctacccgctgctcgGGTGCTGGCGTTCAGAGTCTGCTGCTGGCCGGGTGCTTCACACAGACCCCACAGGGCATACCCAGCAGCTCTCTGACAGGGGCCGGAGGGTCTCACCagtgtaaagaaacaaagacagggACCGGATTGCATGCAGTGAAAGCAAACCCTGGGACTTTGACAACAGGATTTAGGTGAGCAAGTGTGGTTGAAGGAGCACTGACAGCGGGGGAAGAGGTAATGAACAGGAAGCGGCCTAAGACAGTGACGAAGGGTCTCAGGCATTTCTGTCGTGTGAGAAGTGCAGTGACCCCTTGCACCATAAAGCATCACAGTTGTCAGCAAAGCAATGAAATAAAGCCTCAAGAACAGAAACATGTACAAGGAAAATCAAGTCTTGTCTTccaaaacaaagggaaggaacTCTAAAGATGCGTACACCATGTACGGCCTGCCGTGGGCTGGCTCTCATGGAAAGAACTTGGTTTCCAAAGCGGGTAACAGAATAAGTGAAACCAGAGCCAAAGCAGTAGGCCCAAGGGgccaatgtcactgtcactgtcatcgcgatgctcatcaatgtgctcaaacgggcaccagtaacgtcttcattgtgagacttgtgactgtttttggcatattgaatacaccatggggagcttgccaggttctgccatgggggagggatactctcagtagcttgcagggctctccgagaggagcagaggaatcgaaccaataAACATcccacccgctctgctatcactccaaggGGCCAGCACAGATGAAAGCACAAACTGTGACCTCAGCATCCCAAGATTTCCGATTCGTCTCCTGCtatgggggaggggacagtgatCATTCCAAGAAATTTGTAGTTTTTGTAAAGTCCCTCCCCCACCAGGATAGCCTTAGTCCTGGGGGGACTCTCTCCCTGTTGAGTGTGGCAGCTCAATCCCAAGCGCAAAATCACATCTTCGGGTCATCGGCCGAGGGGCacagtgggttgggggtggggacagtgcAGAGGAAGGCCGCCAGACATGGGGGAAACCTCCAGCTAGGACATACCCATAATTCGGGCACTGTGGCTGGTGGAGGAAATTGACCTCAGGGGCTAGAGGGCTCAGACAGAATGACAGATCCTTGGAACCCAAGTGTCCCCGGGGCTGTGGGCTGGGAAAGGAAATGACGGACACAGCAGACACAGAAGAGGCCACAGCTTCTCTCTTTATTCCTCAAGGATGCAAGTCGGGGCTGTGACAGGCACTTCTCAGGCCTCAGGTGAAGGGTGGCTGGGAGGAGGCTCGGAGTTCTCTTCAGTTTCTATTCACAGGAGAAGGGCTGAACCCCAGAGCCAGGCCCCAACACTGGACCCAGCAGCGCCCAAAGCAGCGGTGGTGGTGGTCGAGAGTCCTGCGGCCCCTGTGGGACAAAGGGGGAGACGGGTGGTGGTCGGGCACCTGACAGGGGCTGGGCCAGGTCCCGGCACCCCAGGACAGGACACGTACCGCACCCCGCTGCTTCCCCAGGCCCCCCTCTCCGCTCGGCAAGGGGCCTCCAGGACAAACAGGAGGTTCTGGGCAGCTGCCTTGCCTCCAtggggggctgggcccaggggcaggggcgCTGCCCAGAGGTCGGGGTTCCTGGGACGCAGCTGTCCTGGGCACCCtgtccccccctcctccccatggaacagggacagggagggaggacaaAGGTCCTGGAACTGGGGGAGAGCACAGGGCTTAGCCCAAACTCGGCTGTCCGCCGACCCCCCACAGCCTacatcccctaccacccccatTTCTCGAGCAGACACTCACCCACTGACTGTAGAATGGCCACCAGGCTGCCGGCGGCCACCCCGCCCCCGTTGGCAACAGCCGCACTGGACATCATACTGGCCGCCAGGGATGAGGCGGCGATGCCGGTTGCAGTGAAGCCCACGGCGCCCAGGACCACGGGCACGGACCCCGCTGCAACCGCTGTGGGGACAGGAGCAGGGTTGGCCCAGGGAAGGCCCCAGATGGCCCGAtccctcctggggctgggaggggtcacTGGGCTCCTGTGAGTGTGGAGGGAAGGACCGCGCCCagcaggggaagggcagggacCAGGGGCCTGTGTGGAAGCCCAGGGTAAGTGGCTCCCAGCTGGCCCGtcaggcccctgccctgccctctcttgGCCCCTGACACTAACCCTGGGGGCGGCTGTGTGGTCTCTGCCCGGGGACGGGGACTCTGCCTCTCCCCAAGCCCCGAGCAGAGAGGACAGGGGGCAGctgctctgctgggtgggtggggtgggggactctgTTCTCTGTGCCCGGCCCCAGCagccacctgccacccccaggcTGTGCCGTCAGAGGGCATCGTGCCAGGCCCAGCAGAGCAGC
This region includes:
- the LOC101545283 gene encoding mucin-19-like isoform X2, with product MAALFSAAGILAKSVSSKALAAASLAKAGGLAVSGQVLTGLSSVGQAAASKVALESAIATLGPWLASLKASAAVVGSSAATVAASSLAGQAASSKVALESAIATLGPWVASLKASAAVVGSSAATVATSSLAGQAAASKVALESAIATLGPWVASLKASAAVVGSSAATVATSSLAGQAAASKVALESAIATLGPWVASLKASAAVVGSSAATVATSSLAGQAAASKVALESAIAMLGPWVASLKASAAVVGSSAATVATSSLAGQAAASTVALESAIATLGPWLASLKASAAVVGSSAATVATSSLAAKCAAGAAVGGGPASGPVFSRGPKLAVLVPALLERNQGPRAPEWPLRAQRRCAQPPSGLPSARCSLPAPPPLWGPGRSPERAGRD
- the LOC101557773 gene encoding interferon alpha-inducible protein 27-like protein 2A; this translates as MLGTVLAGIVGGAVAAGSVPVVLGAVGFTATGIAASSLAASMMSSAAVANGGGVAAGSLVAILQSVGAAGLSTTTTAALGAAGSSVGAWLWGSALLL
- the LOC101545283 gene encoding interferon alpha-inducible protein 27-like protein 2B isoform X4 — translated: MAALFSAAGVLAKSVSSKALAAASLAKAGGMAVSGQVLTGLSSVGQAAASKVALESAIATLGPWVASLKASAAVVGSSAATVATSSLAGQAAASKVALESAIATLGPWVASLKASAAVVGSSAATVATSSLAGQAAASKVALESAIAMLGPWVASLKASAAVVGSSAATVATSSLAGQAAASTVALESAIATLGPWLASLKASAAVVGSSAATVATSSLAAKCAAGAAVGGALAVGSVPVAVSILGFSSQGIVASSVAAKMMSAAAIANGGGVAAGSLVAVLQSVGAVGLPTSCNLILGVIGSGLGAGVSFL
- the LOC101545283 gene encoding magnetosome protein MamD-like isoform X1, producing the protein MAALFSAAGILAKSVSSKALAAASLAKAGGLAVSGQVLTGLSSVGQAAASKVALESAIATLGPWLASLKASAAVVGSSAATVAASSLAGQAASSKVALESAIATLGPWVASLKASAAVVGSSAATVATSSLAGQAAASKVALESAIATLGPWVASLKASAAVVGSSAATVATSSLAGQAAASKVALESAIATLGPWVASLKASAAVVGSSAATVATSSLAGQAAASKVALESAIAMLGPWVASLKASAAVVGSSAATVATSSLAGQAAASTVALESAIATLGPWLASLKASAAVVGSSAATVATSSLAAKCAAGAAVGGALAVGSVPVAVSILGFSSQGIVASSVAAKMMSAAAIANGGGVAAGSLVAVLQSVGAVGLPTSCNLILGVIGSGLGAGVSFL
- the LOC101545283 gene encoding interferon alpha-inducible protein 27-like protein 2B isoform X3; this encodes MAALFSAAGVLAKSVSSKALAAASLAKAGGMAVSGQVLTGLSSVGQAASSKVALESAIATLGPWVASLKASAAVVGSSAATVATSSLAGQAAASKVALESAIATLGPWVASLKASAAVVGSSAATVATSSLAGQAAASKVALESAIATLGPWVASLKASAAVVGSSAATVATSSLAGQAAASKVALESAIAMLGPWVASLKASAAVVGSSAATVATSSLAGQAAASTVALESAIATLGPWLASLKASAAVVGSSAATVATSSLAAKCAAGAAVGGALAVGSVPVAVSILGFSSQGIVASSVAAKMMSAAAIANGGGVAAGSLVAVLQSVGAVGLPTSCNLILGVIGSGLGAGVSFL